In Cyanobacteriota bacterium, the following proteins share a genomic window:
- a CDS encoding inositol monophosphatase family protein — MTADILPYHLQVCHHLYACGRLIKTLSTEQVNVSEKGPEDYVTNIDHALDQYLTAAFGQMFPQDGIITEENALSRQLFYANYDRLWLIDPLDGTEDFIAGKADYAVMVGVLQGDQPVAGWIYAPAYNRLYYGGSQWGLFQIDGDQAPEPLPIQPPQPPSADPCPMILGDRDRHNYGDAIRYHLPTAQLYTLGSFGLKVLEVIQGRAGLYVYLNGRVKLWDTTGPLALAQAAGIVCCDLEGNPISFQPHAINPDNLAHRQPIVIGWQAYIDALLPKLQKAVSQVRDAR; from the coding sequence CAAAACCCTATCGACAGAGCAGGTGAACGTGTCTGAAAAAGGGCCAGAGGACTATGTTACCAACATCGATCACGCTCTCGACCAGTACCTGACGGCTGCCTTTGGGCAGATGTTTCCCCAAGATGGCATCATTACGGAAGAAAATGCTCTATCGCGCCAATTATTCTATGCCAACTACGATCGGCTGTGGTTGATTGACCCCTTGGATGGCACAGAAGACTTTATCGCTGGCAAAGCAGACTATGCAGTGATGGTGGGTGTTTTACAAGGTGATCAACCAGTTGCAGGATGGATCTACGCCCCTGCTTACAATCGCCTCTACTACGGTGGATCCCAATGGGGACTGTTTCAGATAGATGGTGACCAAGCTCCGGAACCATTACCCATTCAACCGCCACAGCCCCCCTCTGCTGACCCCTGTCCTATGATTTTGGGCGATCGCGATCGGCACAACTACGGCGATGCCATTCGCTACCACTTGCCCACTGCCCAACTTTACACCCTCGGCAGCTTTGGGTTAAAGGTGTTGGAGGTGATCCAAGGTCGAGCTGGGCTGTATGTTTATCTCAACGGACGAGTAAAACTGTGGGATACAACAGGCCCCTTGGCGCTGGCACAAGCCGCTGGCATTGTCTGCTGTGATTTAGAGGGTAACCCCATTAGCTTTCAGCCCCATGCCATCAATCCAGATAACCTTGCCCATCGCCAGCCGATCGTGATTGGTTGGCAAGCTTATATTGATGCCCTGTTACCTAAACTCCAGAAAGCCGTCAGTCAAGTTAGAGACGCTAGGTAG
- a CDS encoding NAD-dependent epimerase/dehydratase family protein: MGRSVLITGGAGFVGSSLGLGLVAQHPDWQITALDNLKRRGSELNLVRLQQAGIRFIHGDIRNPEDLDPTIFAPNLPDLIIECSAEPSVLAGYGSPSYMLQTNLGGTMNCLELARHTQADFIFLSTSRVYPIAALQSLQYTETATRWQLLDQQSLPGASRHGIAETFPLEGARSLYGATKLASELLITEYAAAYGLRTLINRCGVLTGPWQMGKVDQGVFVLWMAAHYFQRSLQYIGYGGTGKQVRDFLHIADLLDLLLIQIDRLDELQGQTFNVGGGSSNTLSLWETTQRCQAITGHTIPITSVPEARPGDIPIFVTDARKVTAATGWRPQRDADATLWDIYQWIDQHHQQLRDILA, from the coding sequence TCGTGGGCAGCAGTCTAGGGCTAGGGCTGGTGGCTCAGCATCCCGATTGGCAGATCACGGCCTTGGATAACTTGAAGCGCCGCGGGTCTGAACTTAACTTGGTTCGCCTTCAGCAGGCAGGCATTCGGTTCATTCATGGCGACATTCGCAATCCAGAGGATTTGGATCCAACAATATTCGCACCTAACCTACCTGATCTAATCATAGAGTGCTCGGCGGAACCATCGGTGCTGGCAGGCTATGGATCGCCAAGCTATATGCTGCAAACCAACTTAGGTGGCACGATGAACTGTCTGGAACTGGCTCGCCACACCCAGGCTGATTTCATCTTTCTGTCCACTAGCCGGGTGTATCCCATTGCTGCCCTCCAGAGCTTGCAGTACACAGAAACCGCAACCCGCTGGCAACTGTTGGATCAACAATCCCTACCAGGAGCCTCTCGCCATGGCATTGCTGAAACCTTTCCGCTGGAGGGGGCACGATCGCTCTATGGAGCCACCAAGCTGGCCTCGGAATTGCTGATTACGGAATATGCAGCAGCCTATGGCTTGCGAACGTTGATTAATCGCTGTGGAGTGTTGACGGGGCCATGGCAAATGGGGAAAGTGGATCAAGGGGTGTTTGTGTTGTGGATGGCAGCCCATTATTTTCAGCGATCGCTGCAATACATTGGCTATGGCGGCACAGGTAAACAGGTTCGTGATTTTCTTCATATTGCCGATTTGCTAGACCTGCTGCTCATTCAGATCGATCGTCTAGACGAATTGCAGGGGCAAACCTTCAATGTTGGCGGTGGCAGCTCGAACACCCTATCATTGTGGGAAACTACCCAGCGTTGTCAAGCCATTACTGGTCATACTATCCCCATTACATCAGTGCCAGAGGCTCGTCCTGGAGATATTCCCATATTTGTAACCGATGCTCGCAAAGTCACAGCAGCTACAGGTTGGCGACCCCAACGCGATGCCGATGCCACCCTGTGGGATATTTACCAGTGGATTGACCAGCATCACCAGCAGCTAAGGGACATCTTGGCATGA
- a CDS encoding AmpG family muropeptide MFS transporter — protein MNSIASLLQVFGNRKMVVILFLGFASGLPLLLTSKTLQAWMTDAKVSLAAVGAFSLVALPYSLKFLWSPFLDRFVPPFLGRRRGWLVITQVLLMVTIGLLALQQPEKNLQWVAIVAILIAFFSATQDIAVDAYRTDVLEPLEMGAGAAIYVLGYRIALLVTGSLALILADRIPWSMVYLLMAASMAIGLVTTLLAPEPDTDVQPPESLQAAVVMPFQEFFQRSGVGQAIAVLVFIVLYKLGDALINNMATPFLLTTGFTKTDIGAIQGGMGLLATIVGTLLGGAILSKLGINRSLWVFGGLQALSNFAYLALAIVGRDYPLMIVAINIENFCGGLGTAAFVAFLMSQCDRRFSATQFALLSSLMAVSRDVLVAPAGRLAELTGWVPFFLITIVLALPGLALLPIFAPWTPAPVPVTVDDYKQASPPE, from the coding sequence GTGAATTCTATTGCCTCTCTGCTACAAGTATTTGGCAACCGCAAGATGGTTGTCATCCTGTTTCTGGGCTTTGCCTCTGGCTTGCCCCTACTGCTCACCAGCAAGACTCTACAGGCTTGGATGACTGATGCCAAGGTAAGTCTGGCAGCCGTTGGTGCCTTTAGCTTGGTAGCCTTGCCCTATTCCCTCAAGTTTCTGTGGTCGCCATTTTTAGATCGGTTCGTGCCACCGTTTCTAGGCCGACGGCGAGGCTGGCTGGTCATCACTCAAGTGTTGTTGATGGTAACCATTGGTCTATTGGCGTTGCAGCAACCGGAGAAGAACTTGCAATGGGTAGCGATCGTAGCCATACTGATTGCATTTTTTAGTGCTACCCAAGATATTGCTGTGGATGCCTATCGCACTGATGTATTAGAACCCCTGGAAATGGGAGCTGGGGCAGCAATTTACGTCTTGGGCTATCGAATAGCCTTGTTGGTGACCGGTTCCCTAGCGCTAATTTTGGCAGACCGCATTCCCTGGTCAATGGTCTACCTGCTGATGGCGGCGAGTATGGCGATCGGCTTAGTCACAACCCTACTGGCACCAGAACCTGATACTGACGTGCAGCCACCAGAATCCTTACAAGCGGCTGTGGTCATGCCCTTTCAGGAGTTTTTCCAACGGTCAGGAGTGGGGCAAGCGATCGCGGTGCTGGTGTTTATCGTGCTATATAAGCTGGGGGATGCGCTGATTAACAACATGGCCACTCCGTTTCTGCTCACCACAGGGTTCACCAAGACAGATATTGGTGCCATTCAGGGCGGCATGGGGTTACTAGCCACGATCGTTGGCACCCTGCTAGGGGGAGCTATTCTTAGCAAACTGGGTATTAACCGTTCCCTGTGGGTATTTGGCGGCTTGCAAGCCCTCAGTAACTTTGCCTACCTAGCCCTAGCCATCGTGGGGCGTGACTATCCGCTGATGATTGTCGCCATCAACATCGAAAACTTCTGTGGAGGACTGGGCACCGCTGCCTTTGTGGCGTTTCTCATGAGCCAGTGCGATCGCCGCTTCTCTGCTACTCAGTTTGCCCTACTCTCTAGCTTGATGGCTGTTAGCCGTGATGTACTCGTGGCACCAGCAGGCAGGCTAGCTGAACTCACTGGGTGGGTACCGTTTTTCTTGATCACGATCGTCCTAGCGCTTCCTGGCCTAGCCCTGCTCCCCATCTTTGCCCCCTGGACTCCAGCACCAGTTCCCGTGACCGTAGATGATTACAAACAGGCTAGCCCTCCAGAGTAA
- a CDS encoding Uma2 family endonuclease → MTVTPIPRKFSSDELAERGWRYELVTLADGTTDYEMVPLTEDEFVHPQEGYHLPNTTFHDRIIAEARDMLTRRYRERPDVGVFSDLLIEWDSPDMKDHCPDVFVAFGITNKQQNRGKFIVANEGVRPTFVLEVVSPRYRRADRETKVLHYARTKVQEYVIVDRRRYRTIVLDEVLGYRLVGGAYQPITPDDDGRIFCETVGLWISLQEGHLVMQDGTTGERLLTSDELESIAEQERQRAEQERQRAEQERQRAEQERQRAEQMAAELQQLHDRLRSMGIDPDTLS, encoded by the coding sequence ATGACCGTTACTCCTATCCCCCGAAAATTTTCTAGCGATGAGCTGGCTGAGCGGGGCTGGCGATATGAGTTAGTGACACTGGCCGATGGCACAACAGATTATGAGATGGTGCCATTGACGGAAGACGAGTTTGTGCATCCCCAGGAGGGCTACCACTTGCCCAACACGACATTTCATGACCGCATCATTGCTGAGGCTAGGGATATGCTGACCCGGCGATACCGAGAGCGTCCAGATGTGGGTGTGTTTTCTGATCTGCTGATTGAATGGGATAGCCCCGACATGAAGGATCATTGCCCCGATGTTTTTGTGGCCTTTGGCATTACGAACAAGCAGCAAAACCGGGGGAAGTTTATTGTGGCTAATGAGGGCGTTCGTCCTACCTTTGTGTTGGAGGTAGTGTCACCGCGCTATCGCAGGGCAGATCGAGAAACGAAGGTGTTGCACTATGCCAGGACGAAAGTGCAGGAGTATGTGATTGTCGATCGCCGCCGCTATCGCACGATTGTGTTGGATGAGGTGTTGGGCTACCGCCTTGTAGGGGGAGCGTATCAGCCTATTACTCCAGATGATGATGGGCGGATTTTTTGTGAAACAGTTGGACTTTGGATTAGCCTGCAAGAAGGTCACCTGGTGATGCAAGATGGCACAACCGGTGAACGGTTGTTAACCAGTGATGAGTTAGAGTCCATAGCAGAACAGGAGCGGCAGCGGGCAGAACAGGAGCGGCAACGGGCAGAACAGGAGCGGCAGCGGGCAGAACAGGAGCGGCAACGGGCAGAGCAGATGGCGGCTGAGTTGCAACAGTTACACGATCGCCTGCGTAGCATGGGCATAGATCCAGATACCTTGTCATGA